A genomic stretch from Bos javanicus breed banteng chromosome 3, ARS-OSU_banteng_1.0, whole genome shotgun sequence includes:
- the TMEM53 gene encoding transmembrane protein 53 isoform X2 — MASAQLDYTIEIPDQPCRSQENSPDQGGKEAGTRLPLVILLGWGGCSDKNLAKYSAIYHKRGCIVIRYTAPWHMVFFSETLGIPSLRVLAQKLLELLFDYEVEKEPLLFHVFSNAGVMLYRYVLELLQTHQRFCHLRVVGTIFDSGPGDSNLLGALRALAVVLEHRPAALRLLLLVAFTLVAFLFHVLLAPLTALFHTHFYDRLLDAASRWPELYLYSRADEVVLARDVERMVEARLAHQVLVRSVDFVSSAHVSHLRDYPTYYTTLCINFMHSCVHCSGPCPPHLTSAPEINA; from the exons AGAACAGCCCTGAccaaggtgggaaggaggctgggaCTCGACTGCCTTTGGTGATTCTCTTGGGCTGGGGAGGCTGCTCCGACAAGAACCTGGCCAAGTACAGCGCCATCTATCACAAAAGG ggcTGCATCGTCATCCGATACACAGCCCCCTGGCACATGGTCTTCTTCTCCGAGACCCTGGGCATCCCTTCACTTCGTGTCTTGGCCCAGAAGCTGCTTGAGCTGCTCTTTGATTACGAGGTTGAGAAGGAGCCCCTGCTCTTCCACGTCTTCAGCAACGCTGGCGTCATGCTGTACCGATATGTGCTGGAGCTCCTGCAGACCCACCAGCGCTTCTGTCACCTGCGTGTGGTGGGCACCATCTTTGACAGCGGTCCCGGTGACAGCAACCTGCTGGGGGCTCTGCGGGCGCTGGCAGTCGTCCTAGAGCACCGTCCTGCCGCGCTGCGCCTGCTGCTCTTGGTGGCCTTCACCCTGGTGGCCTTCCTGTTCCACGTCCTGCTCGCGCCACTCACTGCCCTCTTCCACACGCACTTCTATGACAGGCTGCTCGACGCAGCCTCTCGCTGGCCCGAGCTCTACCTCTACTCCAGGGCCGACGAGGTGGTCCTGGCCCGGGATGTGGAGCGCATGGTGGAGGCACGCCTGGCACACCAGGTCCTGGTACGCTCCGTGGACTTCGTGTCGTCTGCACACGTCAGCCACCTCCGCGACTACCCTACTTACTACACTACCCTCTGCATCAACTTCATGCACAGCTGTGTCCACTGCTCAGGTCCTTGCCCTCCCCACCTCACTTCTGCTCCAGAAATAAATGCCTGA
- the TMEM53 gene encoding transmembrane protein 53 isoform X1, translating into MASAQLDYTIEIPDQPCRSQGMERGLGPVVENSPDQGGKEAGTRLPLVILLGWGGCSDKNLAKYSAIYHKRGCIVIRYTAPWHMVFFSETLGIPSLRVLAQKLLELLFDYEVEKEPLLFHVFSNAGVMLYRYVLELLQTHQRFCHLRVVGTIFDSGPGDSNLLGALRALAVVLEHRPAALRLLLLVAFTLVAFLFHVLLAPLTALFHTHFYDRLLDAASRWPELYLYSRADEVVLARDVERMVEARLAHQVLVRSVDFVSSAHVSHLRDYPTYYTTLCINFMHSCVHCSGPCPPHLTSAPEINA; encoded by the exons AGAACAGCCCTGAccaaggtgggaaggaggctgggaCTCGACTGCCTTTGGTGATTCTCTTGGGCTGGGGAGGCTGCTCCGACAAGAACCTGGCCAAGTACAGCGCCATCTATCACAAAAGG ggcTGCATCGTCATCCGATACACAGCCCCCTGGCACATGGTCTTCTTCTCCGAGACCCTGGGCATCCCTTCACTTCGTGTCTTGGCCCAGAAGCTGCTTGAGCTGCTCTTTGATTACGAGGTTGAGAAGGAGCCCCTGCTCTTCCACGTCTTCAGCAACGCTGGCGTCATGCTGTACCGATATGTGCTGGAGCTCCTGCAGACCCACCAGCGCTTCTGTCACCTGCGTGTGGTGGGCACCATCTTTGACAGCGGTCCCGGTGACAGCAACCTGCTGGGGGCTCTGCGGGCGCTGGCAGTCGTCCTAGAGCACCGTCCTGCCGCGCTGCGCCTGCTGCTCTTGGTGGCCTTCACCCTGGTGGCCTTCCTGTTCCACGTCCTGCTCGCGCCACTCACTGCCCTCTTCCACACGCACTTCTATGACAGGCTGCTCGACGCAGCCTCTCGCTGGCCCGAGCTCTACCTCTACTCCAGGGCCGACGAGGTGGTCCTGGCCCGGGATGTGGAGCGCATGGTGGAGGCACGCCTGGCACACCAGGTCCTGGTACGCTCCGTGGACTTCGTGTCGTCTGCACACGTCAGCCACCTCCGCGACTACCCTACTTACTACACTACCCTCTGCATCAACTTCATGCACAGCTGTGTCCACTGCTCAGGTCCTTGCCCTCCCCACCTCACTTCTGCTCCAGAAATAAATGCCTGA
- the TMEM53 gene encoding transmembrane protein 53 isoform X3 — MRNRSSTGENSPDQGGKEAGTRLPLVILLGWGGCSDKNLAKYSAIYHKRGCIVIRYTAPWHMVFFSETLGIPSLRVLAQKLLELLFDYEVEKEPLLFHVFSNAGVMLYRYVLELLQTHQRFCHLRVVGTIFDSGPGDSNLLGALRALAVVLEHRPAALRLLLLVAFTLVAFLFHVLLAPLTALFHTHFYDRLLDAASRWPELYLYSRADEVVLARDVERMVEARLAHQVLVRSVDFVSSAHVSHLRDYPTYYTTLCINFMHSCVHCSGPCPPHLTSAPEINA, encoded by the exons AGAACAGCCCTGAccaaggtgggaaggaggctgggaCTCGACTGCCTTTGGTGATTCTCTTGGGCTGGGGAGGCTGCTCCGACAAGAACCTGGCCAAGTACAGCGCCATCTATCACAAAAGG ggcTGCATCGTCATCCGATACACAGCCCCCTGGCACATGGTCTTCTTCTCCGAGACCCTGGGCATCCCTTCACTTCGTGTCTTGGCCCAGAAGCTGCTTGAGCTGCTCTTTGATTACGAGGTTGAGAAGGAGCCCCTGCTCTTCCACGTCTTCAGCAACGCTGGCGTCATGCTGTACCGATATGTGCTGGAGCTCCTGCAGACCCACCAGCGCTTCTGTCACCTGCGTGTGGTGGGCACCATCTTTGACAGCGGTCCCGGTGACAGCAACCTGCTGGGGGCTCTGCGGGCGCTGGCAGTCGTCCTAGAGCACCGTCCTGCCGCGCTGCGCCTGCTGCTCTTGGTGGCCTTCACCCTGGTGGCCTTCCTGTTCCACGTCCTGCTCGCGCCACTCACTGCCCTCTTCCACACGCACTTCTATGACAGGCTGCTCGACGCAGCCTCTCGCTGGCCCGAGCTCTACCTCTACTCCAGGGCCGACGAGGTGGTCCTGGCCCGGGATGTGGAGCGCATGGTGGAGGCACGCCTGGCACACCAGGTCCTGGTACGCTCCGTGGACTTCGTGTCGTCTGCACACGTCAGCCACCTCCGCGACTACCCTACTTACTACACTACCCTCTGCATCAACTTCATGCACAGCTGTGTCCACTGCTCAGGTCCTTGCCCTCCCCACCTCACTTCTGCTCCAGAAATAAATGCCTGA